The Candidatus Binatus sp. genomic sequence GGGATGCCCGTTGACTTTTATCACTGGCGGTACCATCAGATACCAGGCCACGAGTGCGAGGGTGGCGGCGTGATGGCGCTGCTTCATGGATCTCCAATTAACCAACGCACGCACTGAGAAGAAGTCGAAACGTCTTTAACATAGCTCGCTCTTTTCTTTACCTCGCCCGCTTCGTTGCGGGAGAGGTCGGCAGCGGCGAACAGCCGATGCCGGGTGAGGGTGCAGTCGGCTCATGCTATGCCTCGGTCTGACGTGTCTTCCACTCGGCCAAAAACGATCGATGGCGTAACGCTCCATCGAAGTCGTGCACTTCGCCACGAAGCAACCGGCGCGGAAACCAAGTTGTGGTACGCGCTGCGCGGAGGGCAGATTGAGAATTTCAAATTCCGGCGACAGTACCCGATCGGAAAGTTCATCGTGGATTTCTGCTGTGTCGGAAGAAAGCTGATTATCGAATTGGATGGCAGTCAGCATGCCGAGCAAGCTGCCGACGACAAGGAGAGAACGTCCTGGTTCGAGAAGCGCGGATATCGCGTTATTCGGTTCTGGAATTTTGAAGTCATGGAGTCCCTCGCCGACGTGCTCGACCGAATCAAAGAGGCTCTCGACGACGCGTCTGCACCCTCACCCGCCGATCCCTCACTTCGTTCGGTGTCGGCGACCTCTCCCGCAACGAAGCGGGCGAGGTAAAGACGCGGCGGCTTCGCTGAGCGGGATAGCTCCCGCAACCAAGCGGGCGAGGTAAGGAAAGGAGCGGGCGAGGTAAAGAAACACCCTCAGCGCCGACACGTTACTGCGCGAAAATCCGTAACTTGAATCGAGTCAGTTCGTAACCTATTTTGAAAATCGCTTTGATATTCGTCCGCGAGCACCACTCAGACGCTATTACTTGGTCGCATTCGCGGGCAGGATGAAAATCCGTAACCATTGGCGCTCGACTTCGCGGCAGCGAACTTAGACTCGGGCCCTCGGCAACATCTATGTGGATCGTCCGCCTCGCGCTTCGCCGGCCACTCTCGGTCGGCGTGATGGCGCTCCTGATGCTCGTCCTCGGCGTGCTCAGCTTCGGCTTGATGAACGCCGACATTTTCCCATCAATCGATCTGCCGGTAGTGATGGTGGTGTGGAATTACCCGGGCCTCTCGGCGTTCGACGTCGAGCGGCGGATGGTGTTCATCAGCGAGCGCGCGTTTTCGACCACGGTCAACGGGATCGAGCATATCGAGTCGAGTTCGATCAACGGCGTCGGCATCCTGAAAGTATATTTTCATCCGGGCAGCGACGTCGGCGGCGCGATCGCGCAGATGAACGCCGTCTCCGAAGCGATTCTGAACATCCTGCCGCGCGGGGTTCAGCCGCCGCAAATCATTTCGTATAACGCGACTAACGTGCCGGTCGCGCAGTTGAACATCTACAGCGAGGTGCTCTCGACCAACAAGCTGTTCGACTACGGACTGAATTTCATTCGCGTGCAGCTATTCACGATTCCGGGATTTTCGTCGCCGGCGCCGCTCGGCGGCGTCAATCGATCGGTGATGGTCAATCTGAATCCGGCCGCGCTCTACGCCAACGGGCTTTCGGCGTTCGACGTCGGCAACGCGCTCGCCTCGACCAACGTCGTCATCCCGTCGGGCACGGCGAAGATGGGCAACTACGAGTACACCGTCGATCTGAACATGTCGGTGCCGAAGGTGTCGGACTTCAACCAGTTGCCGATCAAATATCAGAACGGCGCGCCGGTTTTTCTGGGCGACGTGGCGCCGGTGACCGATTCGCATCAGCCGCAGACCAACGTGGTGCGCTTCAACGGCCAGCAAGCGACCTACCTGATGGTGATCAAGCATGCGGACGCCTCGACGCTGGCGGTGGTCGATGCGGTCAAGAAACGGCTGCCCGAGATTCGGGCGGTGGCGCCGAAGGGATTGAACGTCGCCCTCACCTTCGACCAATCGGAATTCGTGCGCGCCGCGTTGCGCGACGTAATGCAGGAGGCGATCACCGCCGCACTGCTGGTCGCATTGATGGTGATGCTGTTCCTCGGCTCGCCGCGCAGCATGCTGATCGTGATCACGTCGATACCGCTGTCGATTCTCACCGCGATCGTCGGCCTGAAGCTCACCGGGCAGACCATCAATACGATGACGCTTGGCGGAATCGCGCTGGCAGTTGGAATGCTGGTCGATGATGCGACGGTCGAAGTCGAG encodes the following:
- a CDS encoding efflux RND transporter permease subunit; this translates as MWIVRLALRRPLSVGVMALLMLVLGVLSFGLMNADIFPSIDLPVVMVVWNYPGLSAFDVERRMVFISERAFSTTVNGIEHIESSSINGVGILKVYFHPGSDVGGAIAQMNAVSEAILNILPRGVQPPQIISYNATNVPVAQLNIYSEVLSTNKLFDYGLNFIRVQLFTIPGFSSPAPLGGVNRSVMVNLNPAALYANGLSAFDVGNALASTNVVIPSGTAKMGNYEYTVDLNMSVPKVSDFNQLPIKYQNGAPVFLGDVAPVTDSHQPQTNVVRFNGQQATYLMVIKHADASTLAVVDAVKKRLPEIRAVAPKGLNVALTFDQSEFVRAALRDVMQEAITAALLVALMVMLFLGSPRSMLIVITSIPLSILTAIVGLKLTGQTINTMTLGGIALAVGMLVDDATVEVENIHRNQAMHKPLLVAILDGASQIAGPTFVGTISICIVFFPVVLLTGVARFLFTPLALAVVFAMLTSYLLSRTLVPSMARYLLPESNDDHIGDGRWAKFARGFDALFERVKESYRFGLAKFVAQRTFGLICVAIVIVSSAGLLFVVGEDFFPKVDAGMMKLHVRMPTGTRVETTEYIVDNIERTIRTVIPADEVAGISDTIGLPLSFVLAYYQTDSIGPQDADILIQLRPKHQATAGYQDQIRKLMKVTYPNVTAYFQAADIVSQVLNFGLPAAIDAQINGNDMQANYDIA
- a CDS encoding endonuclease domain-containing protein, producing the protein MPRSDVSSTRPKTIDGVTLHRSRALRHEATGAETKLWYALRGGQIENFKFRRQYPIGKFIVDFCCVGRKLIIELDGSQHAEQAADDKERTSWFEKRGYRVIRFWNFEVMESLADVLDRIKEALDDASAPSPADPSLRSVSATSPATKRAR